The sequence AGGCGATCCGCTCAGGTGTGCTGCGCGGCCTGGCCGCGGCTGTGGAGCTGGCCTGGCGGGAGGCCTGCCAGCTCTCGCCTGGCTGCTCGCTCTGGATCACCGGCGGGGATGGAGCTGAACTCGCCGCCCTGCTGGGCCGTGACGCTGAGCCGGATCTGGCGCTGCGGGCCCTGGCCCGGCTCAGGCCAGCCCCAGGTCGCTGAGGATGGTGTCGGCCATGCTGTCGGCCTTCACCTTGGTGTAGATCCGCTCCAGCTTGCCCTCGGCATCGATCACGAAGGTGTGTCGCATCATGCCCATGTATTCCCGGCCCATGAAGGTCTTGAGGCCGTAGCTCTCGTAGGCCGTGGCCACGGGGCAGGGCTCGGCGTCGCTGAGCAGAGTGAAGGGGAGGGTGTACTTGGCGATGAACTTGGCGTGGCTGGCCGCGCCGTCCTTGCTGATCCCCAGTACGGCGATGCCGTGGTC is a genomic window of Cyanobium sp. NS01 containing:
- the bcp gene encoding thioredoxin-dependent thiol peroxidase; the protein is MALAIGDAAPDFTLPDQNGTPVSLESLRGQRVVVYFYPKDDTPGCTKEACNFRDQWSAFADHGIAVLGISKDGAASHAKFIAKYTLPFTLLSDAEPCPVATAYESYGLKTFMGREYMGMMRHTFVIDAEGKLERIYTKVKADSMADTILSDLGLA